In Cryptomeria japonica chromosome 1, Sugi_1.0, whole genome shotgun sequence, the sequence ACTTGTTCCATGAAGTCGACCCCAAATGCATAAGTGATCCATGCGGATCCCCTTAGACCGATAAGTGCTAtctaaatttggctaagtgttcaagtatgataatgaacacaaaaaaGACTTCATCCCAAAAATGAATGCAAGTTCTGGGTccattacatcctcccccacttaaaCTAGTGCAATGCCCTCGTTGCTGCAACTTCAGACCAAAAGTTACAGAGGGAGTGTTCTGTTGCGGTCAAGTTTGCGGAGTTGAGTTCCTCTCGAGGAACCCCATGATCTTTTCCTCATCGTGCCAAAGAGTCTCGCCAGCTTTCCAAGAAGCAGATTCACATGGCTCACCCTAAAAAACGATAAGGAATTCTTTATGCACCTTCCTGCCATAGCGCCTGATTCGCATAGCCAAGACTTGACCCACTTACTTTCCGCGATCGTCGACCACATTAGCTGACCCCCTCTCAGGAATGTTGCGAACCAAATCTTCTTCATCTATATTGTGCGCTCTCAACTATGACACATGAAAAATGGGGTTCTTTCCCAAATGCTCTGGCAGATCCACGTTGTAGGCTACTGGACCCATCTTCTTCACAATGCAGAACGACTTGTCCCACCTACAAACAAGTGAAGTGCTCAACCCCTTGGCACTTTGAACTGGTAAGGATCCATGCGTAACAAAACTCTGTCGCCCACTTGAAATTCCCCTTGCTTGCATTTTCCATCGGCATTCTTTTTCATTTAGTCTGATGCCTTGGTGAAATGATAACGAGCTAGGTCAACTCGCTCATTCCAGGTCTACACCATGTCTGCCGCATCGGTATCACCTCCTTGACATCCACACATCACTGTATGCGGAGTGAGTGGTTGTTGTCCCATCGCCAAATCGAATGGTGAGTACTTGGAAGACTCACTCTTCTGCAAATTATAACTAAATTGAGCTGTGTCAAGCAACTTCGGCCAATTGCCTTGGTCGGAATCCACAAAATGCCTCAGGTAGACTTCCAACACCGCATTGATCCGCTCAGTCTGTCCATCTGTCTGTGGATTATAAGCAGAACTCATTAGAAGTTTGGTGCCCACGAGTTTGAACAACTCGGTCCAAAAATTTGATGTGCACCTGGTATCCCTGTCCAAAATAATGCTCAATGGTATGCCCCAGTACTTAACCACATTCTTGATAAAGTACTCGGCTGCTAGCTCAACTAGACATGGTTGTTGGCAAGCAACAAAAATAACATACTTGCTAAACCGATCCGCAACAACCATAATGCAAGAGAAATCTTCCACATTCGGTAGCTGAGTGATGAAGTCCATACTCACACTCGTCCATGGCCGCATAGGTATTGGTAAAGGTTGGAGCAACCCACCCGGTCGCTCATGAACTGACTTATCTTGCTAGCAGGTGAGGCAAGTCCTCACATAGATCTCAACATCATCTCACATCTTTAGCCAGTAGAAGCCACGTTCCATAAGTGCCAAAGTCCACTTCTTCCTTGGGTGGCCCACCCAGGTTGAATCATGAAACTCATGTAGCAACTCTCTGCACAACTCCTTCCATTTTGGAATGTACAAACGGTTCTCTGCATAGTAGAGAATTCCATCTCGCAGTGAAAACATCCTAGTTCGCCTAGCATGGACTTGAAGAATAATCTGATAGGCTTGAGAATCATTCTCAAGTCCTTCCTTGATCCGATCTAGCACATCTTCAGTCACTGTGACTTGGCTGGAACCTCCTTCCAGGTTCTCTAGTCCGCCCAACTGTGCCTTTCTACTAAGAGCATCTATAATCAAATTGTGTCTACTTGGGTTGTACACGAGCTCGAAATCAAACTCTGCAAGGAACTCCTGCCACCTTGCTTACTTTGGGGTGAGTTTGGCTTGCGTTTTGAAGTATGTCGAACTGATGTTGTTCATCTTCACTACAAAAGGCACTCCCAGAAGATAGTGCTGCCAAACTCTAAGTCAACGAACAATGGTTGTCATCTCCTTCTCATGGGTAGAATATCTGCACTCCCTGTCATTAAGTTTCCTTGACTCGTATGCAACTGGGTGTCCATGCTGCATCAGATTTCCTCGAATCACATATTCAAAAGCATTCGTCTAAACCTCAAATGGTTCATTGTATCTTGGCAATGCAAGCACGGGTTCCACTGTGAGCTTTCTCTTCAACTCCTCGAAAGCATGCTGCAACCACTCACCCCAGATCCACCTCTTTTCCTTCTTCAACAATTCGGTCAAGGGTCCTACGATCCTGTAGTAGCCTGCAACAAACTTCTTGTAGTAGTTTGCCTGTCCCAAAAACTGTCGTACCTCATGGACATTCTGAAGTGGTTCCCAATCCTGAATCGCTACAAGATTTTCTGGATCAGGTCGGATCTGACCGTGTCCCACGATGTGCCCCAAGAATTGGACCTCCTCCTATGCAAAGTCACACTTCTCCCTCTTGGAAAAGAGGTTGTGCTCTCAGAAGGCCGAACACCTCCCTAAGGTGCTCCCTGTGTTCTATAAGAGTGCGACTATACACCAAGATGTCGTCCAAATATACAACAATACATTTATCCAGCAAGGGCCTAAACACATCATTCATGAGGGTGCTAAAAGTAGCTAGGGCATTGGTTAGGCCGAATGACATAACCAGAAATTCATAAGATCCATACCTTGTTGTGATAGCCATCTTCTCTTCGTTGCCCAGTGCAATGCGGATCTGGTAGTAGCCTTGCTTGAGATCCAACTTAGTGAAGTACCCGACCTCCACAAGTCGATCGAAGCTATCCGCTATCAAGGGAAGAGGGTACTTATTCTTGATGGTTAGTTTGTTGAGCGCTTGGTAGTCCATGCACAAACAAAGTGACCCATCCTTCTTTCATTGAAACAAGACTGGAGAAGCATAGGATGAGCGAGAAGGCCGCAAGTATCCTGCCTCAACGAGCTCTGCAAGCTGCTTCCTCAACTCTGCCATCTCAAGTCCTGAGAGGCGATAAGGAGCATGAGCCGACGGTCTTGCTCTTGTCTCCAACTCAATCATGTGATCCACATGCCTGTTTAGTGGCAGTTTTGCTGGTAACTTCTCTGGCATTACATCTGTGAACTCCTTCAAGACATTCTCTACCGCGGATGGATTAAATGAGACGGATGGTTCGCCTTCATCCTATCCACCAAGTAAGGTAGCCAAGAAGAGTTCCTCAGTCACCTTGCTTCCAATCCTCTTAGCACTCACTGCACTCAGAATCTGAGTTGAGTCGCCTCGCCAGACTGTCAGAATCATACAAGGTCGTGTCGGATCCAAGATCAAAACGAAACCCAAGTATGGAGCCACAACGGCTACTTCTTATCTCAGATATGCTTGTCCCAAAATCGGATCAAACTCTTCCATTTCGATTGCCACAAGGTTTACTGGAGCCTGCCATGATCCGGTCCTCATGACTGCATTCTGGATCTTGCCACTGACCTTCCGTGCGGCAACAGTAACCACCTTGATTTTAGTCTCAGTCAGATCCATCTTGAGCCCAAGTGACTTCACTTGGCTCATAGACATGTAATTATGCGTTGCCCCATAATCAATCATTGCCAAGACCTTCTTTCCTCCAAAGAACGTCTCAATGAAGCATAAGTCATGTTGACTTGATGCACCTGCATTCGGATTTGCCATCTCTTGCAAATCATTCAACAATTACAACACACCCATTTTGGGTTGGACCTTTTGGTTCTTGGTCAGTAACGAATTGATGCAAGTTTTCTCTGGGCACTCCCGAGCCCAATGTCCAAGTTTCCCACAAATGAAGCAGCTGTTATCTGCCTTCTTATCTTTAGCAGGTGTTTGATTCTTCGCCTTTTTGGGAGGGTGGTTCCCAGTCAGTTTACTCTTCTTCTGCTCATCTGCCTTCAGCTATGGACCATCATTCTTCTTGTCCTTCTTCCAATGAAATTTCTTGCGCTGATCTCCTAAGTCAGACCGCGCTCCGCCAAACCCTTTGGCTGCATCACCCTTATAATCCAACAAGCCGTCGACCAAAGTAATCGCTTGAGCCAATGTTTGCCCTATCTATCATCACATTTCATCGGTAGCCCAATGTTGTAAGTTCCTCACAAACAAGTACAACTTCTCAAAGTCGTTTATCTTGGTGCATTTCAAGTCCAGTACTTGGAACTGTCGGACATAATCAAGAAATATTGTCGGTATGCTTCAACTCATCAAAGCGAGCTCGAGCCACCCAATCCGAATTTCCTGGACGTAACTAATCCTACAAAGCTGCCTTCAATTCAAACCAATTCTTAATCAACCGTACTGCCTTTCTAGCTCGCTCATCCGCTAGATACGCCCACCACCAAAGCTTCGTACTTCTAGTGAAGCACAAGGCCACCTTCCTGACTTGTGCCTCATCAACCAACTTAGGTGCGCTCGAAAAGTATTCTTCTACATCCTAGAAGAAATTATCCAATACTTTGTCGTCTCGATCACCATCATACGATCCAATCGGTGCTGATGTCTTGGAACCCTGCGTTCCATCTTGAAGCAGTGCATGGTGAAGTGACTGCCCTTCTCTTAGAAACTTGATCTCATCACTGTGAACCTCCACACTCCGATGAATCCTGTCCATGACATCATGCATCTCCTCGAGTCTTGATACAATACTATCAAATAGGTCCTCCCAAGCCTCCAAATCAGAAATCCGCTGCTCATGATCCTAGACCCATTGCTTGGTACGTGACCCACGCTGATCATGCTCTTGTTGTTCCGTGACTTCCTCTTGATGTGCATCATCCTGAGCATCCGCCATTGAGTTCCTTTGCAAAGTTCTGCTTTGATACCAACTGTCACGAACCTTATCAAGAAGATCTGCATGACACTAGCATTAATCATCTCAGGTGCGCAAAAGCCTGTAGACAACCAACCCAGACTATGCCTTCTCGTACCTATTCGGATCGGAACTCAATGTCACCTAAAAATCAATGTCGTGATTTGCTGCCAATGTGGAATCCAAATGAATGTAGAAATAAGTAGTCGGATGCAATGCACTAACTCAGTATGCACAAGAACACAAAAGATGTTGGGCAAACACAAATGCTTTTCTATTATGTAAAACCAACATTACAAAATCAAAAGCCAAGCGTGTTGTGTTAAGAAACACTAGTCGCCGTGTTGTCTGAGCTAACAAATTGCTTAGCCAGACTTATTACAAAGAAAACACTCAGAGCTTCCAGCTCAGTCCGTAGCTCCACAATCAGACTTCCTCGGCCCGCCTTGCTCGTACTTTCGTGTGACTGCGCCTCGCTCCAAACTCTCAAATGTCGCTCCTCTTCATGCTTCAAATGGCTAAGGCATCCCGCCATATATAGCCAAGCCCGCCTACAAATGCATCGGATGGATCAAAATTTTCCCTACCATCGATCTTGTAATAGCTTGATCGCACGACACACAAAAATCAAGTAGAAGGATGATCCATGTTCCTCCAACGGTCGGCTCAACACGCTAAGGAAGTCGGACCAATATAGGTCCTACTTAAGCATGCGATCCGCCTAGGGACTTGCAATCCCCCATAACGTGCGCCATATAGGTCCGCACCCATCTGCGGCCGCCTAGGTACTTGTTCCACGAAGTCGGCCCCAAATGCATAAGTGATCCATGCAGATCCCCTTAGATCGATAAGTGCCATTTGAATTCGGCTAAGTGTTCAAGTATGACAATGAACACAGAAAAGAATTCGTCCCAAAAATGAATGCAAAGTCCGAGTCCGTTACAGAATCCATTTGTGAAGTATTTTTTACTCATGGGTACTCACAAAAGATATTGTGTGAAGTTAAGTAATGTAGTAGCAAGTAGTTATTTAATGAGGGAAAAAATATGTAACAATAGTATTTTTTTCACGTGAAAATATTTTTCATAGGAGGGAGCAAAGTGTAACAAGtagtaatttttttttacataatagTAAAAGCCATTAACAAGAAAGGATGTGCATAAAGGGGAATAATTTATTTTTTGGTGAAAATACTCTCATGAGTAAGAAGAGACACAACACCAATGGGAAGAGGTGAAAATGTGTTGTTGCAAACATAATGCAAATGAAGGAAAATGAATATCAAAGTTAGACTGAAGAAATAGTAGGAAATTTATGTTTCTCACAAGTTAGATTTGAAAGTGGACAATTGTCAGTTATAAGATTAATTTGGAAACTTCtctttctatatattctcttttcTCTTCCATTGTAATGGTTCTAAAATTTTATATTGAGGAGGTTAATAGAAAAATGTTGAGTTTGAATCACAGATGGAAGATGTAAATTGTAATGCCTAGTTTTATGAGCAAATGTCAACCAGTTTATGAAATAAAATATTACTGTCATTGAGTTGTCTCTGtatatgtattcttttgatgatatgaattcaatatattaaatatatttaaatttttcatATCAGCTTCCCTATGATTGTATTGTTTGTTCATGgttctctttcaaaaaaaaaagttaaattaaTTTGATCAGACAATTGTGAAATTAGGTGTACAAGGTGGACTTGTAAGTATGATTTTATGACAACATGAGTGGATCTGTTAGTGTAAGGAATTAACATATTTTGAATCCACTAGTTGAAATTTGTTTGTTGATATGATCTCCTTTATAGATTCATATCTGACTCTATGGCCTAGAATGAGGCATTGATCTGTCATTCAGCTTAATGCATTTTCTTAAACAATACATTATTCTTAAAATCTCTTTTGAATTTTGTTTTATAGGAATTAGGTGTAGTGTAGGAATTGTTTCCAATTCCTAAGAAAAGGATAAATAGCCAAGATCAAAGCCATATTTATAGTTATTTAGACTACCCTTGGTGAATTGTTTTTGAGAATTCTCTACTATAAAATACAATGTCTGTGCAAATTAAGTGTTGAATCTTTAGGAATCGTTAGGTTCACCTGCCTTGGTCTAGCAAAGCCATAAGTGTATGCGATTTCAGCCTTATGACTGAATCTCATTTGTTGGCCAAATCCAACACTATGTCTAAGCATAAGAATGTGGCTAGTCTTTAGGATTTAGTGGATTTATTGATTTGCAGGGAGCCAACAATCATCACATGTTATCATTTCtccttatcaaatttattttataaaacTAGTTAGAATGACCATACTCTAAGATCAATTGATGTAGTCATGGCCATAAGGGCCAGTGATGGATTACCCAACCTTGCTATAAAAGAAAAACTTACAAAAAATCAGTTGAACAACAAAGTAATATATTATTTACTTGCGACAAGAACAATAATATTATAACCTGTGGTGATGTCATATTAAGCTCCAATCATTTGATTATAAGGTACAAATTATAGATTCAAAAGATACGACAATATAAATCCACTGCCAACTTTCTTCTAGCTTTTTTAATTCCTTCTAAAGAGGTAAATATGAAATTGAAGTATCATAGTAGAACATATATCTCATGTTGTAAACTAAGACATATGTAACTACAATGAAATGTAATACGATCTTTGATGACTAATTGAACAccaaaagtaaataaaaataaataaataagaaaataatatatttaaagttAAATACTGAATTAAGGACTGAAGTTGATAAATTCAATCATTGGAGAGGAGGTGCAGTCCTGTTCTGAAAACAGGGAGCAGTTAATCATTATGCCAGAAAAAATGAGATTATAACAGAGGAACACAGAGGACATGCTTATTGATTCAAGTTACACATTCCAGGATTAATGAGACACCACAATGGCTGCAGAGGCTCTGCATTAATTCCCCTACTCACCATCCGAAATCTCCACTGGTTCAATCTCTCTATGGCCTCTGCATATCTCTTTTTCCCACTTGAATCTCTATTCCCCGACCACAGTGTCTCCGCCATGGCAGAAGCTCTGGGCCAAAGCCAAGTATCTAAAACAGTCCCATCAGCCTGTTCAGACCACAGGACAACCTCTCCACCTAAAACAAGCTTTGCTTCCTCCTCACTCAGCCCATAAGTGATATCGTAGTCATAAACTCGTTGCCAAGTCTTGAAGGGCCCACACCACGACCCGCCATTGCCTCCCGCATAGTTGAATGGATTCCCTGGATCATCGCCAATCTGCTTATCATAGCGGCTGTCATTGCCAGCGAAGTCCCCATGGCCGCAGTCTAAATAGTAGAAATCTGCCGACGAAACAATGGCCCGGAAGCCCGCTGCAGTAATGCGCTTTGTATTATTCGGGCCGTTGTTCCAGGTCTGAAGAATGGTggtttctttgggaagaagatccGGTCTTACCTTTATTGTTGCGTCCAGTAGCACATCCTCCCAATAGATTACAGTCTTGTTGTGGGCAGTAATGTAAGGGTGGGTTGTGTTGACGAATTTCTCGAGCAGTTCGCTGAGGTCTCCTCCCTGAGCTTGGAAGCTTTGAATATCGAGGTTCTCCTCCCAACAGCCGGGAATGATTTCGTCGTTGCCTCCGTGGTAGAAATGATCAGGAAACATGGAAGCTACGTCATTTACGACGTTTTTGACTACTATGTATGTGTTGGGGTGGAGAGGATTGAGATGGCCGGATCCAGGCTCTGCCGCTGTTCGCTCCTCCCAAAGGCTGCCGGGCTTCCACCAGAATGTGTTTGCGCATGTCATGATCTCTGGATAGGCCTTGGCCCATGACAAGGTATGCCCTGAAAGCATTCAACCATTTTAAGTTTTCAATAACTAAAATAATTAAAGCTATAAACATGAGTTG encodes:
- the LOC131065283 gene encoding beta-hexosaminidase 2-like, which translates into the protein MRIPLRSLIFSLFAFTAAASENIYVWPKPISVKWGNETQFMIPLSSTFQISFPNHTSLANAVSRYKQIISEKPWYPIHSPDAAPSTPVSSTPLKQLNVLVRDLNADLQHGVDESYNLTVPSDGTPATLSAQTAWGAIWGLETFSQLIRLYNATSSYPLLIPGPLMIVDYPLFPHRGITLDTSRNFYTVGEILRTISAMSYNKINVFHWHITDSHSFPLELPSEPTLAQKGSYPGMTYTNQDVRAIIEYGRDHGVRVIPEIDAPGHTLSWAKAYPEIMTCANTFWWKPGSLWEERTAAEPGSGHLNPLHPNTYIVVKNVVNDVASMFPDHFYHGGNDEIIPGCWEENLDIQSFQAQGGDLSELLEKFVNTTHPYITAHNKTVIYWEDVLLDATIKVRPDLLPKETTILQTWNNGPNNTKRITAAGFRAIVSSADFYYLDCGHGDFAGNDSRYDKQIGDDPGNPFNYAGGNGGSWCGPFKTWQRVYDYDITYGLSEEEAKLVLGGEVVLWSEQADGTVLDTWLWPRASAMAETLWSGNRDSSGKKRYAEAIERLNQWRFRMVSRGINAEPLQPLWCLINPGMCNLNQ